In Thamnophis elegans isolate rThaEle1 chromosome 4, rThaEle1.pri, whole genome shotgun sequence, the following proteins share a genomic window:
- the TBX18 gene encoding T-box transcription factor TBX18: MAEKRRASPCTVLSLKAHAFSVEALIGAEKQQPPPRQSHQQPPPPQKRRKLLAGANGKETPSEGSGGGHGNSCDTDSGEGSGQSAASSSGPETCSAVPEAAKNCGARELPPGGFEESFLNGASPPLTPAGPAKAASPLLAPPQVPRVDLQGAELWKRFHEIGTEMIITKAGRRMFPAMRVKISGLDPHQQYYIAMDIVPVDNKRYRYVYHSSKWMVAGNADSPVPARVYIHPDSPASGETWMRQVISFDKLKLTNNELDDQGHIILHSMHKYQPRVHVIRKDCGDDLSPVKPIPSGDGVKAFTFPETVFTTVTAYQNQQITRLKIDRNPFAKGFRDSGRNRMGLEALVESYAFWRPSLRTLTFEDIPGIAKQGNTGSSSLLQGSTNGVPSTHPHLLPGSPCSPPAFHLTPNTSQFCSLASADYTACARSGLTLNRYSTSLTETYNRLANQTSETFATPATPSYVGVSNGSAVNMPVAGSDGDAFSCPQAGLSMQISGMSPQLQYIIPPPSGNAFPTNQTHPNSYNTFRLHSPCALYGYNFSTSPKLAASPEKIVSSQGTFLGSSPSGTMTDRQMLPPVEGVHLLSSGGQQNFFDSRTLGSLTLSSSQVSAHMV, from the exons ATGGCAGAGAAGCGGAGAGCCTCGCCTTGCACAGTGCTGAGCCTCAAGGCTCACGCGTTCTCGGTGGAGGCGTTGATCGGGGCCGAGAAACAACAGCCGCCGCCGCGGCAATCCCAtcaacagccgccgccgccgcagaaGCGACGAAAGTTGCTGGCTGGAGCCAACGGGAAAGAGACGCCGTCCGAAGGTAGCGGCGGCGGCCACGGGAATAGCTGCGACACGGACTCCGGCGAAGGTTCCGGGCAAAGCGCCGCTTCGTCCTCCGGCCCTGAGACCTGCTCGGCCGTGCCTGAAGCAGCGAAGAACTGTGGCGCCCGGGAGTTACCTCCCG GTGGGTTTGAAGAGAGTTTCTTAAACGGCGCGTCGCCCCCTTTGACTCCTGCAGGCCCCGCCAAGGCTGCCTCGCCTTTACTTGCCCCGCCGCAAGTGCCTCGGGTGGACCTGCAAGGCGCGGAGCTCTGGAAACGTTTCCACGAGATCGGCACCGAGATGATTATTACCAAGGCGGGAAG ACGGATGTTTCCTGCAATGCGAGTGAAAATTTCAGGCCTAGATCCTCATCAGCAGTACTACATTGCTATGGATATTGTCCCTGTAGACAACAAAAGATACAG GTATGTCTATCATAGTTCCAAATGGATGGTAGCTGGAAATGCTGACTCACCTGTGCCTGCCCGTGTGTACATTCATCCGGATTCACCTGCCTCAGGAGAGACTTGGATGCGGCAAGTGATTAGCTTTGACAAACTGAAGCTTACAAACAATGAACTGGATGACCAGGGTCAT ATAATTCTTCATTCTATGCACAAATACCAGCCACGTGTCCATGTCATTCGAAAAGACTGTGGAGATGATCTCTCCCCAGTCAAACCCATTCCTTCTGGTGATGGTGTGAAGGCATTCACTTTTCCCGAAACTGTTTTCACTACTGTCACAGCATATCAGAACCAACAG ATTACCAGACTCAAGATTGATAGAAATCCTTTTGCAAAAGGATTTAGAGATTCAGGCCGCAACAG GATGGGACTGGAAGCTTTAGTAGAATCTTATGCATTCTGGAGACCTTCACTGAGAACTCTTACATTTGAAGATATACCTGGGATTGCAAAACAAG GAAACACTGGTTCTTCCAGTTTGCTCCAGGGATCTACTAATGGGGTACCATCTACTCATCCACATCTCCTTCCTGGGTCACCTTGTTCGCCTCCTGCTTTTCACCTCACTCCCAATACTAGCCAGTTCTGCAGCCTTGCTTCAGCTGACTATACAGCCTGTGCTCGCTCAGGTCTAACCCTTAACAGGTACAGTACTTCGTTGACTGAAACATACAACAGACTTGCAAATCAAACCAGTGAGACCTTTGCAACCCCAGCAACTCCCTCTTACGTTGGCGTATCAAATGGTTCAGCAGTGAATATGCCTGTGGCAGGTAGTGACGGTGATGCATTCAGTTGTCCGCAGGCGGGATTATCAATGCAAATTTCAGGGATGTCTCCACAACTCCAGTACATTATACCTCCTCCATCTGGCAATGCCTTTCCAACAAATCAAACCCATCCGAACTCTTACAACACTTTCAGGCTACATAGTCCTTGTGCTCTGTATGGATACAACTTCTCCACCTCCCCCAAACTGGCTGCAAGTCCTGAGAAAATTGTTTCTTCCCAAGGAACTTTCTTGGGGTCATCACCAAGTGGAACCATGACAGATCGACAGATGTTGCCCCCTGTAGAAGGAGTGCACTTACTTAGCAGTGGGGGGCAGCAAAATTTCTTTGACTCTAGGACCCTAGGAAGCTTAACACTGTCATCATCTCAAGTATCTGCACATATGGTTTGA